In Caldilineales bacterium, one genomic interval encodes:
- a CDS encoding YgiT-type zinc finger protein, whose translation MMPFTKCPVCGGEIIEKEVEKLLRGGANTAVLKVHAEVCLRCGERLYPQETVRRFEQIRMQLERQDVLGFQPLGQSFQVAV comes from the coding sequence ATGATGCCATTCACAAAATGTCCAGTTTGTGGAGGCGAAATCATCGAGAAGGAAGTTGAAAAACTGTTACGCGGTGGCGCCAACACAGCCGTGCTAAAGGTCCACGCCGAGGTCTGTCTTCGCTGCGGCGAACGGCTTTATCCTCAAGAAACAGTCAGGCGCTTCGAGCAAATCCGTATGCAACTGGAACGCCAGGACGTGCTTGGTTTTCAACCTCTCGGTCAGTCGTTTCAAGTGGCCGTGTGA
- a CDS encoding BrnT family toxin, producing MEIEFDPAKNEKNILERGLPFTLAHEFDFTTALLDIDVRKDYGETRYRALGLLNGRLHVLIFVVTTVGIRVISLRKANKREVGFYESRT from the coding sequence ATGGAAATCGAGTTCGATCCAGCCAAGAACGAGAAGAACATTCTCGAACGCGGCTTGCCGTTTACGCTGGCGCACGAATTCGATTTCACAACAGCCTTACTTGATATAGACGTTCGGAAAGACTACGGCGAAACTCGTTACCGAGCACTTGGTTTACTCAATGGCAGGCTACACGTCTTGATTTTTGTGGTGACGACCGTAGGTATCCGCGTCATAAGCTTGCGCAAAGCGAACAAACGCGAGGTGGGCTTTTATGAATCACGAACCTAA
- a CDS encoding UvrD-helicase domain-containing protein: protein MTQSPWLDSLNERQLEAVTHRASPLLVLAGPGSGKTRILTHRIAWLIREKGARPEQILAVTFTNRAAEEMRERLASLLGDEAGRVWIYTFHAAAVRILRRFGAAIDIDPGFAILDEDEQRHVLNRVLGQLDLSREVFPTGQILGYLARCKNALLDPANAANERDEGYARIADAYQSWLRERNALDFDDLIHHAVLLLRQNEEVRQHYRRTLVHVLVDEYQDIDGAQYELLKLLAPVSSSITIVADDDQSIYGWRGANPRLIDDFSDRYRPHIVKLDTSYRCPPNILYGAQRLITHQRSQERQRFMRSEKEGEAPIYHYIFNDLAQEKRWLTTLVRRLIDERGYKPGDIAILYRTHQLGDSTEQALTEVGFQVQRLHKDSFFDLPEPREIVRFLQVMRALSEENFTAAVNYPLRQIDELTMIQLRRLAEARGCDLVEVARRPHEFPELSPLTRAHLHNFLQWVDALPAADAEATTAVRSLFQLLEQLRSPWRGDDSGQIEDLIAFTDYGAEAQTLATAIAEYRPIFIVHPATLDGHAAAAILHHALLSYLDAEARTLTFDELRPAALPPAAVVITLGDSAPDLPQTILSVGSGDGPVGLALAAWRLAQTLLVGYETLHKGVFVVYDVETTGTHARRDEIIELAAARYHDQRPADEGFRSFVRPERGYIPPAATQVHNIRFEEVADSPAIADVLPRFLDYVGQDTVVGHNIARFDNRFIDRARGLGPDRRGFNPHYVDTLRLARRLLPGEERHSLEAVRRGLGLSEGVNHRAERDVEQTAEVFFALVHRLLAEKEREALAEALPLVALANSTLDIPAGSEQRALLDGAARMLAAGRGQPLLDDLLATLPAPLQAPAQAQALTLAGHEPPTTDEDAAWADLQQAFAAHLDAFRRYSSDRSLTAFIDYQALLTSLDTEAHTQDEDRITLMTLHNAKGSEFPVVIITGVEHEHLPLWRALDDAEQMAEERRVFYVGLTRAQEAVYLFSVRDREDGFNRSPSRFTFEIPSPYIRHFNVDAQNRMREMK, encoded by the coding sequence ATGACTCAATCACCCTGGCTGGATTCACTGAACGAACGACAGCTCGAAGCGGTCACACACCGGGCCTCCCCCCTCCTTGTCCTAGCCGGCCCCGGCAGCGGCAAAACTCGCATCCTCACCCATCGCATCGCCTGGCTCATCCGGGAAAAAGGGGCGCGCCCCGAACAGATCCTGGCGGTGACCTTCACCAATCGGGCAGCCGAAGAAATGCGCGAGCGGCTGGCCTCACTCTTGGGCGACGAGGCCGGCCGTGTCTGGATCTACACCTTTCACGCCGCGGCAGTGCGCATCTTGCGGCGCTTCGGCGCCGCCATCGACATCGACCCTGGCTTCGCCATCCTCGATGAAGACGAACAGCGCCATGTCCTCAACCGCGTCCTCGGCCAGCTCGACCTCAGCCGTGAGGTCTTTCCCACCGGCCAGATCCTCGGCTATCTCGCCCGCTGCAAAAATGCCCTTCTCGACCCGGCCAACGCCGCCAACGAGCGCGATGAAGGCTACGCTCGCATCGCCGACGCCTACCAATCCTGGCTGCGCGAACGCAATGCCCTTGATTTCGACGACCTCATCCACCATGCCGTCCTCTTGCTGCGCCAGAACGAGGAGGTGCGCCAGCACTACCGGCGCACACTCGTTCATGTCCTGGTGGACGAATACCAGGACATCGACGGCGCCCAGTACGAACTGCTCAAACTACTGGCGCCGGTGAGCAGCAGCATCACCATCGTCGCCGATGACGACCAGTCGATCTACGGCTGGCGTGGGGCCAACCCCAGGCTGATCGATGACTTCAGCGACCGCTATCGCCCGCACATCGTCAAACTCGACACCAGCTACCGCTGCCCACCCAACATCCTCTACGGCGCCCAACGGTTGATCACCCACCAGCGCAGCCAGGAACGCCAACGCTTCATGCGCAGCGAAAAGGAGGGGGAAGCGCCGATCTACCATTACATCTTCAACGACCTGGCCCAGGAAAAACGCTGGCTGACGACACTGGTGCGCCGGCTGATCGACGAGCGCGGCTACAAACCCGGCGACATCGCCATCCTCTACCGCACGCACCAGTTGGGCGACTCTACCGAGCAGGCGTTGACCGAGGTCGGCTTCCAAGTCCAACGCCTGCACAAAGACAGCTTTTTCGACCTGCCCGAACCACGCGAGATCGTCCGCTTTTTGCAGGTCATGCGCGCGCTCAGCGAAGAAAACTTCACCGCCGCCGTCAACTACCCACTCCGGCAGATCGACGAATTGACCATGATCCAATTGCGCCGATTGGCCGAGGCGCGTGGCTGCGACCTGGTCGAAGTGGCCCGCCGGCCGCACGAGTTCCCCGAACTCAGCCCCCTCACCCGCGCCCACCTGCACAACTTCCTGCAATGGGTGGACGCCCTCCCCGCCGCCGATGCCGAGGCGACAACGGCCGTGCGCTCGCTCTTCCAACTACTGGAACAACTGCGGTCGCCCTGGCGCGGGGACGACAGCGGCCAAATCGAAGACCTGATCGCCTTCACCGACTATGGCGCCGAGGCGCAAACGCTGGCGACCGCCATCGCCGAGTATCGCCCGATCTTCATCGTCCACCCCGCCACTCTCGACGGCCACGCCGCCGCCGCCATCCTCCACCATGCCTTGCTGAGCTATCTGGATGCGGAGGCGCGCACCCTGACATTCGACGAACTCCGACCCGCCGCCCTGCCGCCCGCCGCCGTCGTCATCACCCTGGGCGACTCCGCCCCCGACCTGCCGCAAACCATCCTCAGCGTTGGCAGCGGCGATGGGCCGGTGGGCCTCGCCCTGGCGGCCTGGCGTCTGGCCCAGACCCTTCTCGTCGGCTATGAAACGCTGCACAAAGGCGTCTTTGTCGTCTACGATGTCGAGACCACCGGCACCCATGCCCGTCGCGACGAGATCATCGAGCTTGCCGCCGCCCGTTATCACGACCAACGCCCTGCCGACGAGGGCTTCCGTAGCTTCGTCCGCCCCGAACGCGGCTACATCCCCCCTGCCGCCACCCAGGTGCACAACATCCGTTTCGAGGAGGTGGCCGACAGCCCCGCCATCGCCGACGTCCTGCCCCGATTTCTCGACTACGTGGGGCAGGATACGGTGGTCGGCCACAACATCGCCCGCTTCGACAACCGCTTCATCGACCGCGCCCGCGGTCTCGGCCCCGACCGGCGTGGCTTCAACCCGCACTATGTGGACACCCTGCGCCTGGCCCGGCGCCTGCTCCCCGGCGAAGAGCGACACTCACTCGAGGCCGTGCGCCGCGGCCTGGGCCTGAGCGAGGGCGTGAACCACCGCGCCGAGCGCGATGTGGAGCAAACGGCCGAGGTTTTCTTCGCCCTGGTGCACCGCCTGCTGGCCGAAAAGGAGCGCGAAGCCCTGGCCGAGGCCCTGCCCCTGGTCGCCCTGGCGAATTCGACCCTGGACATACCCGCCGGCAGCGAACAACGCGCCCTACTGGATGGCGCCGCCCGCATGTTGGCGGCCGGGCGCGGGCAACCGCTGTTGGATGACCTGCTGGCCACCCTCCCCGCCCCCCTGCAAGCCCCGGCCCAGGCGCAGGCGCTGACCCTGGCCGGCCATGAACCGCCCACAACCGACGAGGATGCAGCCTGGGCCGATTTGCAGCAAGCCTTCGCCGCCCATCTCGATGCCTTCCGCCGCTACAGCAGCGACCGTTCGTTGACAGCATTCATCGACTACCAGGCCCTGCTCACCAGCCTGGACACCGAAGCCCACACCCAGGACGAAGACCGGATCACGTTGATGACCCTGCACAACGCCAAAGGCTCTGAGTTCCCGGTCGTGATCATTACCGGCGTCGAACACGAACATCTGCCGCTGTGGCGCGCCCTCGACGACGCCGAGCAGATGGCCGAGGAGCGCCGCGTCTTCTATGTGGGCCTGACGCGCGCCCAAGAAGCCGTCTATCTCTTCTCTGTGCGCGACCGCGAGGACGGCTTCAACCGCTCCCCCTCGCGTTTCACCTTCGAGATCCCCTCCCCCTACATCCGCCACTTCAACGTCGACGCCCAAAACCGGATGCGGGAGATGAAATAA
- a CDS encoding metallopeptidase family protein, translating to MPEVPAPLSLDAFAELVEAALTTLPPAIAQRMENVAVTVAEWPSPAQRQAMRMRPGEALYGLYEGIPLTGRTQGYNLILPDRITIFMYPMVRYHRTAEAIQDQVRRTVLHEIGHHFGLDEGQLQRLGY from the coding sequence ATGCCCGAAGTCCCCGCCCCCCTCAGCCTCGACGCCTTCGCCGAACTGGTCGAAGCCGCCCTGACCACCCTGCCCCCGGCCATTGCCCAGCGCATGGAAAATGTGGCCGTGACGGTGGCGGAATGGCCCAGCCCGGCCCAGCGTCAGGCCATGCGCATGCGCCCCGGCGAGGCGTTGTATGGCCTCTACGAGGGCATCCCCCTCACCGGGCGCACACAGGGTTACAACCTCATCCTGCCCGACCGGATCACGATCTTCATGTACCCGATGGTGCGTTACCATCGCACCGCCGAAGCCATCCAGGATCAGGTGCGCCGCACGGTCTTGCACGAGATCGGCCACCATTTCGGCCTGGATGAGGGGCAGTTGCAGAGGTTGGGGTATTGA
- a CDS encoding DUF4258 domain-containing protein, producing the protein MDIEAIGDAIRGGRIRITDHADEEAHADNLSFDEIYLSVFRGEIIEDYPDDKPYPSCLIYGSTFANEPVHSVWAYNRDVRWAVLITVYRPDPRRWINWRNRRSKK; encoded by the coding sequence GTGGACATCGAAGCCATTGGCGATGCCATACGCGGTGGTCGGATTCGTATCACCGACCACGCGGATGAGGAGGCGCATGCCGACAACCTTTCGTTCGATGAAATCTACCTCAGCGTTTTTCGTGGCGAAATTATCGAAGATTACCCGGACGACAAACCCTATCCAAGTTGCCTGATTTACGGCAGCACTTTTGCCAATGAGCCAGTGCATAGTGTTTGGGCGTATAATCGGGATGTTCGCTGGGCCGTACTCATCACAGTCTACAGGCCAGACCCACGCCGGTGGATAAACTGGCGCAACAGGAGATCAAAGAAATGA
- a CDS encoding class I SAM-dependent methyltransferase, translating into MLAPTARFSTRVANYVRYRPGYPAAVIDWLRAECGLTPNAVVADIGSGTGKLAELFLQNGNRVIGVEPNREMREAGERELAGFPNFASVDGAAEATTLPAAGADFITAGQAFHWFEPEPTQREFARILRPSGWVAVVWNARAMASPFQQAYEELLLEFCPEYTQVNHRDVSEDDLRRWLGLEPFLKASFANGQSLDFDGLAGRLLSSSYAPEPGHANHAPMMAALAGLFARFQAEGRVQFAYETEVYAGQMGGASNRY; encoded by the coding sequence ATGCTCGCCCCCACCGCTCGTTTTTCCACCCGCGTCGCCAACTACGTCCGCTATCGGCCCGGCTACCCCGCCGCCGTGATCGATTGGCTGCGAGCCGAGTGTGGACTGACGCCGAACGCAGTCGTAGCCGACATCGGGTCGGGTACAGGCAAACTGGCGGAGCTTTTCCTGCAGAACGGGAACAGGGTGATCGGGGTGGAGCCGAACCGGGAGATGCGCGAGGCCGGGGAGCGGGAGCTGGCCGGGTTCCCGAACTTCGCCAGCGTCGACGGCGCGGCCGAAGCCACCACCCTGCCCGCTGCCGGCGCCGATTTCATCACCGCCGGGCAGGCCTTCCATTGGTTCGAGCCAGAGCCAACACAGCGCGAGTTCGCCCGCATCCTGCGGCCGAGCGGCTGGGTGGCGGTGGTGTGGAATGCGCGCGCGATGGCTTCGCCCTTCCAGCAAGCCTATGAAGAGCTGCTGCTTGAGTTCTGTCCCGAATACACCCAGGTCAATCACCGCGACGTCAGCGAGGACGACCTTCGTCGCTGGCTCGGCCTGGAGCCATTCCTCAAGGCCAGTTTCGCCAACGGGCAGTCGCTCGACTTCGACGGCCTGGCCGGGCGGCTGCTGTCCTCGTCCTACGCGCCGGAACCCGGCCATGCCAATCACGCCCCAATGATGGCCGCCCTCGCCGGCCTCTTCGCCCGCTTTCAGGCCGAGGGCCGGGTGCAGTTCGCGTACGAGACGGAGGTGTACGCGGGGCAGATGGGCGGCGCATCGAACCGCTATTGA
- a CDS encoding B12-binding domain-containing radical SAM protein produces the protein MRIILASPEAKVWSERKHIPLGLGYLAAVLRDAGHQVMIYDAAIEDDPVDFYIEQAATAGKPFKLIGITAATPLIGDAWKMAKTAKGYGLTTILGGPHLTILPGESLGPEHPYVDYTFKGEAEDGILTFVEALERGEKPEDRDIPGLNFRRGDEIVVSPISPMIEDLDRLPFPAHDLFKIDRYTNLQPLTDGLDTHARSFTIITSRGCPYKCTFCSKPVTGDTWRGRSVENVVKEWRWLVQELGATEIGVTDDIWNLKLPRAKELCRRLVEEGLNTVPWVTVHGMKVNHTDPELFHLMKAAGAKRVGFGVENGDPWMLKNVIRKGQTLDMVRDAFRWAKAADLQTMGFFIFGMPRDTAETMEKTIQLALELDPDLANFMLAAPFPGTKMWDMIKEGGEVFAHEWPDYAIHDQKARFTMHDGAYDPDLVVRKWREAYRRFYLYRPKRVWEKMSKKSFWTELPSTVSNARRFFIGRQDQHAPARVNPEEPVTSMKGLIERTL, from the coding sequence ATGCGCATCATCCTTGCCAGCCCCGAAGCCAAAGTCTGGTCCGAACGCAAACACATCCCGCTCGGCCTGGGCTACCTTGCCGCCGTCCTGCGCGACGCCGGCCACCAGGTCATGATCTATGACGCCGCCATCGAAGACGACCCGGTCGATTTCTACATCGAGCAGGCCGCAACCGCCGGCAAGCCATTCAAGCTCATCGGCATCACGGCGGCCACACCGCTGATCGGCGACGCCTGGAAGATGGCGAAGACGGCCAAAGGCTATGGCCTGACCACCATCCTCGGCGGCCCCCATCTCACCATCCTCCCCGGCGAATCGCTCGGCCCCGAACACCCCTATGTGGACTACACCTTCAAGGGCGAGGCCGAAGATGGCATCCTCACCTTCGTGGAGGCGCTGGAGCGAGGCGAGAAGCCGGAGGACAGAGACATCCCCGGCCTCAACTTCCGCCGCGGGGATGAGATCGTCGTCTCGCCGATCTCGCCGATGATCGAAGACCTGGACAGGCTGCCCTTCCCTGCCCACGACCTGTTCAAGATCGACAGGTACACCAACTTGCAGCCGCTCACCGACGGCCTGGACACGCACGCCCGCTCGTTCACCATCATCACCAGCCGCGGCTGCCCCTACAAGTGCACCTTCTGCTCGAAGCCGGTCACGGGCGACACCTGGCGCGGGCGCAGCGTCGAGAATGTGGTCAAAGAATGGCGCTGGCTGGTGCAAGAGTTGGGCGCCACCGAGATCGGCGTCACCGACGACATCTGGAACCTGAAGCTGCCGCGGGCGAAGGAACTCTGCCGGAGATTGGTGGAGGAAGGGCTGAATACCGTGCCCTGGGTGACGGTGCACGGGATGAAGGTCAATCACACCGACCCCGAATTGTTCCACCTGATGAAGGCGGCCGGGGCCAAGCGCGTGGGTTTTGGCGTCGAGAACGGCGACCCCTGGATGCTGAAGAACGTCATCCGCAAGGGCCAGACGCTGGACATGGTGCGCGACGCCTTCCGTTGGGCCAAAGCCGCCGATTTGCAGACCATGGGCTTCTTCATCTTCGGAATGCCGCGCGACACCGCGGAGACGATGGAGAAAACGATCCAGCTTGCCCTGGAACTGGACCCCGACCTGGCCAATTTCATGCTGGCGGCGCCCTTCCCCGGCACCAAGATGTGGGATATGATCAAGGAAGGCGGCGAGGTCTTCGCCCACGAGTGGCCCGACTACGCCATCCACGACCAGAAGGCGCGCTTCACCATGCACGACGGCGCCTACGACCCCGACCTGGTGGTGCGCAAGTGGCGCGAGGCGTACCGTCGCTTCTATCTCTACCGGCCCAAGCGCGTGTGGGAGAAGATGTCGAAGAAGAGCTTCTGGACCGAGCTGCCGAGCACCGTCAGCAATGCCCGCCGCTTCTTCATCGGCCGCCAGGATCAGCACGCCCCTGCCCGCGTCAACCCCGAAGAGCCGGTGACGAGTATGAAGGGGTTGATCGAGCGGACGTTGTGA
- a CDS encoding MFS transporter produces MASTPQPAAAPTGVLRSRNYQFYILTFMGVVALMDQYLTTVESTAIPYLLADYQIEAADFASLKARFLIITFFVFALNALNDLFGRKPAILVLILLMGLSSLALVFLTPTLLLFMTFYALAMFATVSNMWTIAVGEESPGQKRARYTAIVFAIGLLPVQAYLPLILVQRLGLNWRWTYGVAFILLIPALGLWLFMKETGRYRQIRTERKTRPAWRDLTGLGKLERADLRYVVLAAAVGLGVLVAITLAFWSGYFFMKVRGYTLAGWSSVFFGILAFQIVGSLSGGWLMDRVGRNRLFIAGGLGMSVMLASFGFLPPALLPFVCAATGFPIGIVSTWLVVYIPEIFPTERRGVCVGWVMSLVRLSYVVGPALAALLLRRFPTMEGFWVAAGLVMLVPVAIVFFVRPFETRGLELEAIAARR; encoded by the coding sequence ATGGCGTCTACTCCACAGCCGGCCGCAGCGCCAACTGGCGTCCTGCGCAGCCGGAACTACCAATTCTATATCCTCACTTTCATGGGCGTTGTCGCGCTCATGGATCAGTATCTCACGACTGTCGAAAGCACGGCCATTCCCTATCTCCTGGCCGACTATCAGATCGAGGCCGCTGATTTCGCCAGCCTGAAGGCCCGCTTTCTGATCATCACCTTCTTCGTATTTGCGCTCAACGCCCTCAACGATCTGTTCGGGCGCAAACCGGCCATCCTGGTCTTGATCCTATTGATGGGACTGTCTTCACTGGCGCTTGTTTTCTTGACGCCCACTCTGCTGCTGTTTATGACCTTCTATGCCCTGGCCATGTTCGCCACCGTGTCGAACATGTGGACCATCGCGGTGGGTGAAGAGTCGCCAGGTCAGAAGCGGGCGCGCTACACGGCGATCGTTTTCGCCATCGGTCTGCTACCGGTACAGGCTTATTTGCCGCTGATCCTGGTGCAGCGACTGGGGTTGAACTGGCGCTGGACATACGGGGTTGCGTTCATCCTCCTGATACCGGCCCTGGGGCTGTGGCTGTTCATGAAGGAAACCGGACGCTACCGCCAGATCAGGACGGAGCGCAAGACAAGGCCGGCCTGGCGCGACCTGACCGGGTTGGGCAAGCTGGAGCGGGCAGACCTGCGCTACGTCGTCCTGGCCGCAGCCGTTGGCCTTGGCGTGCTGGTGGCCATCACGCTGGCGTTCTGGTCGGGCTACTTCTTTATGAAGGTGCGCGGGTACACACTGGCGGGGTGGTCGTCTGTTTTCTTTGGCATTCTGGCCTTTCAGATCGTGGGCAGTCTGAGCGGCGGTTGGCTGATGGACCGGGTGGGGCGGAATCGCCTGTTCATCGCTGGCGGCCTGGGCATGAGCGTGATGCTGGCTTCCTTTGGCTTCCTCCCTCCGGCGCTGCTTCCCTTCGTCTGCGCGGCAACCGGCTTCCCCATCGGGATCGTCTCGACCTGGCTCGTGGTCTACATCCCTGAGATCTTCCCGACCGAGCGGCGTGGCGTCTGCGTAGGCTGGGTGATGTCGCTGGTGCGCCTGTCCTATGTGGTTGGGCCGGCCCTGGCGGCGCTGCTGCTGCGGCGCTTCCCCACCATGGAAGGGTTCTGGGTTGCGGCCGGGTTGGTCATGCTGGTCCCGGTCGCCATCGTCTTCTTCGTGCGGCCCTTCGAGACGCGCGGCCTGGAGTTGGAGGCAATTGCCGCGCGGCGATGA
- a CDS encoding DUF2442 domain-containing protein, whose amino-acid sequence MPELERRRLVIETELALASAVKVTDDDVILELSDGRTVSAPLAWYPRLLIGTPQERENWRLIGGEEGIHWPDLDEDISVENVLFGRPSGESQPSFKRWLEDRTMVAEYDLTTAKRGKFYRPDAEFTFLSDRDSSPD is encoded by the coding sequence ATGCCTGAACTCGAAAGGCGTCGTTTGGTCATTGAAACAGAACTTGCTCTGGCATCTGCCGTAAAAGTCACCGACGATGATGTGATCCTCGAACTCAGCGATGGTCGCACCGTGTCCGCTCCGTTGGCCTGGTACCCGCGACTGCTGATTGGAACGCCACAAGAGCGCGAAAACTGGCGTTTGATCGGCGGCGAAGAAGGCATCCACTGGCCGGATCTCGACGAAGATATCAGCGTCGAGAATGTCTTGTTCGGCAGGCCCTCCGGTGAAAGCCAACCCTCTTTCAAACGCTGGTTGGAAGATCGGACGATGGTCGCTGAATACGACCTCACAACAGCAAAGCGCGGCAAGTTCTATCGCCCCGACGCCGAGTTTACCTTCCTCTCCGACCGCGATAGCAGCCCTGACTGA
- a CDS encoding DUF2442 domain-containing protein, with product MNPRVAAVRANTDFSITLVFTNGEVRRFDVKPYLNKGFFRELQDMGAFHSVQPFLGSIQWQGGQDFCPDTLYEDSAPEVGGLEPMPHERIAA from the coding sequence ATGAATCCAAGAGTAGCGGCAGTGCGGGCCAATACCGATTTTTCGATTACGTTGGTGTTCACAAACGGGGAAGTGCGCCGCTTTGATGTCAAACCCTATTTGAACAAAGGTTTCTTCCGGGAATTGCAGGATATGGGCGCATTCCATTCAGTCCAGCCGTTTCTGGGAAGCATTCAGTGGCAGGGCGGGCAGGATTTTTGTCCGGATACACTGTACGAAGATAGCGCACCCGAGGTTGGCGGGCTTGAGCCAATGCCTCATGAGAGGATCGCCGCCTGA
- a CDS encoding B12-binding domain-containing radical SAM protein, with translation MLWLDLGDLGDLVHPGGPHEQWQDHGLGLLRTILHQNGIQTDLASTRAVTSWDELIPQLRGYDMLIMNVRSYTYPPALHAARLFKQINPNSMVLTGGMHATVAPDEMEAVPEFDRICIGPGEKVIVDLVKNPGDFTRVFRAEGAKSMAEWPHIDRQLWPKPRGWRMQRRWKWKWPLEPECGWGPGPVATLITSRVCPWQCVFCNENSYIPNMGRKPVDQVIDELNYLDRKYGVGSVVIHDSMFFQNPKWLKEWIEKYPRQTKRWTYWAAGRADTVKQWPDLFEALVKETNWRTISIGFESGSDRILKLLNKECTEEDNYFTIDLVNRLAAELKAKGEQPPVFWSNIMLGIPGETHEDAFKTMRMLKRMESVMPSISFYAPYPGSALGYQLIAEGKSLMSKDNYHRFPDDEKVKGIDYQFYRDLIKGKYDAEVNRGLSGARGADVYQGALVKA, from the coding sequence ATCCTCTGGCTCGACCTGGGCGATTTGGGCGATCTCGTCCACCCCGGCGGGCCGCACGAACAGTGGCAGGACCACGGCCTCGGCTTGTTGCGCACCATCCTGCACCAGAACGGCATCCAGACCGACCTGGCCTCGACGCGGGCCGTGACCTCGTGGGATGAGCTGATCCCGCAGCTGCGCGGCTACGACATGCTGATCATGAACGTGCGCAGCTACACCTATCCCCCGGCCCTGCACGCCGCCCGGCTGTTCAAGCAGATCAACCCCAACAGCATGGTGCTGACGGGCGGCATGCACGCCACCGTCGCCCCGGATGAGATGGAGGCGGTGCCGGAGTTCGACCGCATCTGCATCGGGCCGGGCGAGAAAGTGATCGTCGATCTGGTCAAGAATCCGGGCGATTTCACGCGCGTGTTCCGGGCCGAGGGCGCCAAATCGATGGCCGAATGGCCGCACATCGACCGCCAGCTATGGCCCAAGCCGCGCGGCTGGCGGATGCAACGGCGCTGGAAATGGAAGTGGCCGCTGGAGCCGGAATGCGGCTGGGGGCCGGGGCCGGTGGCGACGCTGATCACCAGCCGGGTGTGCCCGTGGCAGTGCGTGTTCTGCAACGAGAACTCGTACATCCCCAACATGGGCCGCAAACCGGTCGACCAGGTCATCGACGAACTGAACTATCTCGACCGCAAATACGGCGTCGGCTCGGTTGTCATCCATGACTCCATGTTCTTCCAGAACCCGAAATGGCTGAAGGAATGGATCGAGAAATACCCGCGCCAGACCAAACGCTGGACCTACTGGGCCGCCGGCCGCGCCGATACGGTGAAGCAGTGGCCGGATCTGTTCGAGGCGCTGGTCAAAGAGACCAACTGGCGCACGATCTCGATCGGCTTCGAGTCGGGCAGCGACCGCATCCTTAAGCTGCTGAACAAAGAGTGCACCGAGGAGGACAACTACTTCACCATCGATCTGGTCAATCGCCTGGCGGCAGAACTGAAGGCAAAGGGCGAGCAGCCGCCGGTGTTCTGGTCGAACATCATGCTCGGCATCCCCGGCGAGACCCATGAAGATGCGTTCAAGACCATGCGCATGCTCAAGCGCATGGAATCGGTGATGCCCTCGATCTCGTTCTATGCCCCGTACCCTGGCTCGGCCCTGGGCTACCAGCTCATCGCCGAAGGCAAGAGCCTGATGAGCAAGGACAACTATCACCGTTTCCCCGACGACGAAAAGGTGAAGGGCATCGATTATCAGTTCTACCGCGACCTGATCAAGGGCAAATACGATGCCGAGGTGAACCGCGGTCTATCCGGCGCTCGTGGGGCGGATGTGTATCAGGGTGCGTTGGTCAAGGCATAG
- a CDS encoding BrnA antitoxin family protein codes for MNHEPNPELIDDENPEWTEEEVRAAIPFTMLPESLQLKLAPRKRGPQKEPIKERITIRLSRDVVEQFRATGEGWQTRVDVALREWLRTHQPA; via the coding sequence ATGAATCACGAACCTAACCCCGAATTGATAGACGACGAAAATCCGGAATGGACAGAGGAAGAGGTGCGTGCTGCGATTCCTTTCACTATGTTGCCGGAATCGTTGCAGCTAAAGCTCGCGCCCCGAAAACGCGGCCCTCAGAAAGAGCCGATCAAAGAACGCATCACTATCCGCTTGTCGCGCGACGTTGTGGAGCAATTTCGCGCGACGGGCGAAGGGTGGCAGACGCGCGTGGACGTTGCTCTACGGGAGTGGCTCAGAACCCACCAACCTGCGTGA